One region of Limnospira fusiformis SAG 85.79 genomic DNA includes:
- the guaA gene encoding glutamine-hydrolyzing GMP synthase — protein sequence MTVQTSAPEQTRPTPIAEPVTSVNREMVVILDFGSQYSELIARRIRETEVYSEVISYRTSAQKLADLNLKGIILSGGPSSVYDEKAPHCDPEIWNLGVPVLGVCYGMQLMVQQLGGGVERAKLAEYGKASLTIDDPTDLLTNVEQGSTMWMSHGDSCTRLPEGFEVLAHTENTRCAAIAHHERQLYGVQFHPEVVHSIGGQALIRNFVYHICDCEPTWTTETFVEEAIREIRARVGDKRVLLALSGGVDSSTLAFLLHQAIGDQLTCMFIDQGFMRKYEPEKLVKLFDARFHISVEYVNARDRFLEKLKGVTDPEEKRKRIGAEFIQVFEEESARLGPFDYLAQGTLYPDVIESADTNVDPKTGERVAVKIKSHHNVGGLPKDLRFKLVEPLRKLFKDEVRKVGRSIGLPEEIVRRHPFPGPGLAIRILGEVTAEKLNILRDADFIVRDEIHKSGVYHDFWQAFAVLLPVRSVGVMGDQRTYAYPVVLRFVSSEDGMTADWSRVPYDLLETISNRIVNEVRGVNRVVYDITSKPPGTIEWE from the coding sequence ATGACTGTGCAAACCTCAGCCCCAGAGCAAACTCGACCGACACCAATAGCCGAACCGGTTACCTCAGTTAATCGGGAAATGGTTGTCATCTTAGATTTCGGTTCCCAATACTCCGAACTGATCGCCCGTCGCATTCGGGAAACCGAAGTCTATTCCGAAGTCATTTCCTATCGCACCAGCGCCCAAAAATTAGCCGACCTGAACTTAAAAGGGATTATCTTATCCGGTGGACCTAGTTCGGTCTATGACGAAAAAGCCCCCCATTGTGACCCAGAAATTTGGAATCTGGGGGTTCCGGTGTTGGGTGTATGTTATGGAATGCAGTTAATGGTTCAACAACTGGGGGGAGGGGTAGAACGCGCTAAACTAGCCGAATATGGTAAGGCTTCCCTAACTATTGATGATCCGACCGATTTACTCACTAATGTAGAGCAAGGGTCTACCATGTGGATGAGTCATGGTGACTCCTGTACCAGACTACCAGAAGGGTTTGAGGTTCTCGCCCATACCGAGAATACACGCTGTGCAGCGATCGCTCACCATGAACGCCAACTCTATGGAGTTCAGTTTCACCCCGAAGTAGTTCACTCTATTGGTGGTCAAGCCTTAATCAGGAATTTCGTTTATCATATATGCGACTGTGAACCGACCTGGACGACAGAAACCTTTGTCGAAGAAGCTATCCGCGAGATTCGGGCTAGAGTAGGAGATAAACGGGTATTATTAGCCCTTTCTGGCGGCGTGGACTCCTCAACTCTGGCATTTTTACTCCATCAGGCGATCGGAGATCAACTTACCTGTATGTTTATTGACCAGGGGTTTATGCGGAAATATGAACCCGAAAAACTGGTAAAATTATTTGATGCTCGGTTTCATATCTCCGTTGAATACGTTAACGCCCGCGATCGCTTTCTGGAAAAACTCAAAGGAGTGACCGACCCCGAAGAAAAACGCAAACGCATTGGGGCGGAATTTATCCAGGTATTTGAAGAAGAATCAGCCCGTCTCGGACCCTTTGACTATCTCGCCCAGGGAACCCTTTATCCTGATGTCATTGAGTCAGCCGATACCAATGTTGACCCGAAAACTGGGGAAAGGGTAGCCGTGAAAATCAAAAGCCATCACAACGTTGGCGGTTTACCCAAGGACTTACGGTTCAAATTAGTTGAACCTCTCCGTAAACTGTTTAAAGATGAAGTTCGCAAAGTTGGGCGATCGATAGGTTTACCCGAAGAAATCGTCCGCCGCCACCCCTTCCCCGGTCCGGGTTTAGCCATTCGTATTCTGGGGGAAGTTACCGCCGAAAAACTGAATATTCTCCGTGATGCTGATTTTATCGTCCGTGATGAAATTCACAAATCCGGCGTTTATCATGATTTTTGGCAAGCCTTCGCCGTATTGCTTCCCGTCCGCAGTGTAGGAGTTATGGGAGATCAGCGTACTTACGCCTATCCCGTCGTGTTGCGATTTGTCTCTAGTGAAGATGGTATGACCGCCGACTGGTCGCGGGTTCCCTACGATTTACTCGAAACTATTTCTAACCGCATTGTCAATGAAGTGCGAGGGGTCAATCGGGTAGTTTACGATATCACATCTAAACCCCCAGGAACCATCGAATGGGAGTAG
- the treS gene encoding maltose alpha-D-glucosyltransferase: protein MAQSKLNNDPLWFKDAIIYEVPVRAYCDSNGDGIGDFAGLTEKLDYLEELGITAIWILPFFPSPLRDDGYDISDYRDVNYIYGNLDDFKTFLDAAHERGIRVIIELVVNHTSDQHPWFQRARRLPKGSKEREFYVWSDTPDKYPEVRIIFQDFETSNWAWDPVAKAYYWHRFYSHQPDLNYESPELQQAVLELADFWLGMGVDGMRLDAVPYLCVREGTNCENLPETHAFLKRLRAYIDSKYEDRMLLAEANQWPEDAAAYYGEGDECQMNFHFPLMPRLFMALRMEDSFPIVDILNQTPSIPNNCQWALFLRNHDELTLEMVTDEDRDYMYRVYAEDTQARLNLGIRRRLAPLLGNDRRQIELMNSLLLSLPGTPVLYYGDEIGMGDNIYIGDRNGVRTPMQWSPDRNAGFSRANPQKLYQPVILDSEYHYEAINVEAQSANPNSLLSWMKRLIAMRKRFQAFGRGTFELLHPENRKVLAFVRTYSGEHILVVANLSRFVQSVELDLTPFQGMVPVEIFGRNQFPKIGESSYFLSIAPYGFYWFMLQFDPATSLLPRPRHQLPALEVAKSWHQIFSQSDTRERLESLFPEYLHRSSWFISKSRVMQSVTIADFIPIPFPKQEAAIVMLNVDYTEGFAETYVVLLSCAIGEQSKEVSANFPSAVLASVKIDDQEGILFEASADQDFLTLPLDMIRNRQQYKGKHGTLTATTTEALAGVDMSQEKLNPQLMGKTDKNALVVYGDRLIFKFFRRVEPGINPELEIRSFLGQKQQLEHIAPVMGGLKYQPRRGESTTLGVLQVYIPDGVKAWNYTLDNLRDFFDRITLPTTETPVEVPSESLLTLKNEEIPEEVGIAIGSYLSNIQLLGQRTAELHIALSSDTDDPNFTPEPFSSLYQRSIYQYSRNLTGQVMLKLRKGLGSMKPETRDLAKKVLSKHEYILGRFQSLLNLKITGMRTRCHGDYSLDEILYTGKDFWVIDFEGETYRTLNERRMKRSPLRDVAAMLQSLNYATRVALLNEVENGMIRPENVPEMEQWAKIWYNWVGAKFLGSYLEVAKEDGFLPKTKQELQVLLDSYLLERIIQSLDFHYNRNQQLIDIPLQQLLEVVV, encoded by the coding sequence ATGGCACAATCAAAACTCAATAATGATCCGCTTTGGTTCAAAGATGCGATTATTTACGAAGTGCCAGTCCGCGCCTATTGTGATAGTAATGGCGATGGTATTGGCGACTTTGCTGGACTCACGGAAAAATTAGATTATCTGGAAGAACTCGGCATCACTGCCATCTGGATTTTACCATTTTTCCCCTCTCCCTTGCGAGATGATGGTTATGATATTTCCGATTACCGAGATGTTAATTATATCTATGGTAATTTAGATGATTTTAAAACCTTTCTGGATGCCGCCCATGAAAGGGGAATTAGGGTAATCATCGAGTTAGTAGTTAACCACACTTCCGACCAGCACCCGTGGTTTCAGCGGGCGAGGAGACTCCCCAAAGGCAGTAAAGAACGGGAATTTTATGTATGGAGTGATACCCCCGACAAATACCCAGAAGTTAGGATTATTTTCCAGGATTTTGAGACCTCTAATTGGGCGTGGGACCCGGTAGCAAAAGCCTATTATTGGCATCGTTTTTACTCCCATCAACCGGACTTAAATTATGAGAGTCCCGAATTGCAGCAAGCCGTGTTAGAACTCGCGGATTTTTGGTTAGGAATGGGAGTAGATGGGATGCGCTTAGATGCAGTCCCCTATCTGTGTGTGAGGGAAGGAACCAACTGCGAAAACCTGCCAGAAACCCATGCCTTTTTGAAAAGATTACGGGCTTATATTGATAGCAAATATGAGGATCGGATGCTATTAGCGGAAGCCAATCAATGGCCGGAAGATGCCGCCGCTTACTATGGGGAAGGTGATGAATGTCAGATGAATTTTCACTTCCCGTTAATGCCTCGTTTGTTTATGGCATTACGAATGGAAGATAGTTTCCCCATTGTGGATATTCTCAACCAAACTCCCTCTATTCCTAATAATTGTCAGTGGGCATTATTTCTGCGTAACCATGACGAGTTAACCTTAGAAATGGTGACAGACGAGGACCGAGATTATATGTATCGGGTCTATGCAGAAGATACCCAAGCGCGACTAAATTTAGGCATTCGTCGCCGTCTCGCGCCACTACTGGGGAACGATCGCCGCCAAATTGAACTAATGAATAGTCTGCTGCTTTCCTTACCAGGAACTCCCGTGCTGTACTATGGTGATGAAATTGGTATGGGGGATAATATATATATAGGCGATCGCAATGGAGTTCGCACCCCCATGCAGTGGAGTCCTGACCGTAACGCTGGCTTTAGTCGTGCCAACCCTCAGAAACTGTATCAACCAGTTATTTTAGACTCTGAATATCACTACGAAGCCATCAACGTGGAAGCGCAAAGCGCTAATCCTAATTCCCTGCTGTCATGGATGAAACGTTTAATTGCGATGCGGAAACGTTTTCAAGCCTTTGGACGTGGAACTTTTGAACTGTTACATCCCGAAAACAGGAAAGTATTAGCATTTGTCCGCACCTACTCTGGGGAACATATTTTAGTAGTGGCAAACCTGTCGCGATTTGTGCAGAGTGTAGAATTAGATTTAACCCCATTCCAGGGAATGGTTCCCGTGGAAATTTTCGGGCGAAATCAGTTCCCCAAAATTGGTGAATCTAGCTATTTTCTGAGTATCGCACCCTATGGATTTTACTGGTTTATGCTTCAGTTTGATCCAGCCACCAGCCTGCTACCACGTCCCCGCCACCAACTGCCAGCTTTAGAAGTGGCTAAAAGTTGGCATCAAATATTTTCTCAGTCGGATACCCGCGAACGTTTAGAGTCTTTATTCCCGGAATATCTGCATCGATCCTCGTGGTTTATTAGTAAATCTAGGGTTATGCAGTCGGTGACAATTGCTGATTTTATTCCGATTCCTTTTCCGAAACAGGAAGCAGCTATTGTCATGCTAAATGTAGACTATACGGAAGGGTTTGCCGAAACCTATGTAGTGCTGTTATCTTGTGCTATTGGTGAACAATCAAAAGAAGTTAGTGCTAACTTTCCTAGTGCGGTACTGGCTTCAGTAAAAATCGATGATCAGGAGGGAATTTTATTTGAAGCAAGTGCTGATCAAGACTTCTTAACTCTCCCCTTAGATATGATTCGGAACCGCCAACAGTATAAGGGTAAACATGGCACTTTAACGGCCACGACTACGGAGGCGCTGGCGGGGGTAGATATGAGTCAAGAGAAACTCAACCCTCAGCTAATGGGAAAAACGGATAAAAATGCCTTAGTTGTTTATGGCGATCGCCTAATTTTCAAATTCTTCCGCCGAGTCGAACCGGGTATTAATCCCGAATTAGAAATTCGCAGTTTTTTGGGACAGAAACAACAATTAGAACACATTGCGCCAGTAATGGGAGGGTTAAAATATCAACCCCGTCGCGGAGAGTCTACAACTTTAGGAGTTTTGCAGGTATATATTCCCGATGGTGTTAAGGCTTGGAATTATACTTTAGATAATCTCCGAGACTTTTTCGATCGCATAACTTTACCAACCACGGAAACTCCGGTGGAGGTTCCCTCAGAATCTCTGCTAACCTTAAAAAATGAGGAAATTCCCGAAGAAGTAGGGATCGCGATCGGATCATATCTGAGTAATATTCAACTACTAGGTCAACGCACAGCCGAGTTACATATTGCCTTATCCAGCGATACCGACGATCCGAATTTTACCCCAGAACCATTTTCATCTTTGTATCAGCGATCGATTTATCAATATTCCCGAAACCTGACCGGACAGGTAATGCTAAAGCTGAGAAAAGGACTGGGTTCTATGAAACCGGAAACCCGCGATTTAGCCAAAAAAGTTCTGAGTAAACATGAGTATATTTTAGGGCGTTTTCAATCCCTACTGAACCTCAAAATTACCGGAATGCGAACCCGTTGTCATGGGGACTATTCCTTAGATGAAATCCTCTATACAGGTAAAGATTTTTGGGTGATTGACTTTGAGGGAGAAACCTACCGCACTTTAAATGAAAGGCGGATGAAGCGATCGCCTTTGCGGGATGTCGCCGCCATGTTACAATCCCTCAATTATGCCACTCGTGTGGCTTTACTCAACGAGGTAGAAAATGGCATGATTCGACCCGAAAACGTACCCGAAATGGAACAATGGGCGAAAATCTGGTATAATTGGGTAGGTGCTAAATTTTTGGGCAGTTATTTAGAAGTAGCTAAAGAGGATGGATTTTTACCCAAGACCAAGCAGGAATTACAGGTATTGCTGGACAGCTACCTCCTAGAGCGAATTATCCAAAGTTTAGACTTCCACTATAATCGCAATCAACAACTAATTGATATTCCCTTACAGCAACTCTTAGAGGTTGTGGTCTAA
- a CDS encoding MgtC/SapB family protein, translating to MEWTETLLRLTVAFLLGSALGIERQWRQRMAGLRTNTLVATGASMFVILSVMTPGEGSPTRIAAQVVSGIGFLAGGVILKEGLTVKGLNTAATIWCAAAIGTLSGAGFFSEAFMGAGAVLIANTVLRPLSLRINQQPTEGTELEFNYLCSLVCRGNEEANVRILLLDALGQMKKIKLRSLRSQDLDDFNHLVEVEAEMIAQNRDDNLLEQIISRLSLDPSIKSVSWRILEQDYDE from the coding sequence ATGGAGTGGACAGAAACATTGCTGAGACTGACTGTGGCATTTTTGTTAGGCTCGGCTTTGGGAATTGAACGTCAGTGGCGACAGCGCATGGCTGGGTTACGGACTAATACATTGGTAGCCACGGGAGCGTCTATGTTTGTTATTCTTTCCGTGATGACTCCCGGAGAGGGTAGCCCTACCCGCATTGCGGCTCAAGTTGTGTCTGGAATTGGTTTTCTGGCTGGGGGTGTAATTTTAAAAGAAGGCCTCACGGTTAAGGGGTTGAATACGGCGGCGACTATTTGGTGCGCTGCGGCAATTGGGACTTTATCGGGGGCTGGTTTTTTTTCCGAAGCATTTATGGGAGCCGGTGCGGTTTTGATTGCTAACACGGTTTTGCGCCCCTTGAGTCTTCGCATTAACCAGCAACCTACAGAAGGGACTGAATTGGAATTTAATTATCTCTGTTCCCTGGTTTGTCGGGGTAATGAGGAAGCTAATGTCAGGATTTTGTTACTGGATGCTCTGGGTCAAATGAAGAAAATTAAGCTGCGTTCTTTGCGGAGTCAAGATTTGGATGACTTTAATCATTTGGTTGAGGTTGAAGCTGAAATGATAGCCCAGAATCGTGATGATAATTTGTTGGAGCAAATAATTAGCCGATTAAGTTTAGATCCTTCGATTAAATCTGTGAGTTGGCGGATTCTTGAGCAAGACTATGATGAATAA
- the cbiD gene encoding cobalt-precorrin-5B (C(1))-methyltransferase CbiD — translation MTKPRSGYTLPVFACAAAIAALEHLQDPTPNDKNTVNVDLIDPPETAEIAIEQVARISDHAALGITRSDPGDNLDITRHTPVWAIVEIIGRNINSLETPIKIVGGEGVGVQEKGEQAAIYKYAKSLILSNLKSLVSLGDRIQVTIILPEGKKLAKRTSNEAFGVIQGLSLLGTTGISQPLSVPEQLEVYRETLEAKATDFQTLVFCIGENGFDLATHLGIKPEQIVKTANWLGPMLVTAGFVEVESILLFGYHGKLIKMAGGIFHTHHHLADGRLEILTAHCADMGLPTPDLQKVLHSPTTEDALLYLRELKGDWVDRIYGSIASAIDHRAAAYIHTHAEVNVQVGSVLFDRQRQIICKSAIGDTIWQQICYAG, via the coding sequence ATGACTAAACCTCGTTCTGGATATACACTCCCGGTTTTTGCTTGTGCGGCGGCGATCGCAGCTTTGGAGCATCTCCAAGACCCGACCCCTAATGATAAAAATACGGTGAACGTGGATTTAATTGACCCACCAGAAACGGCGGAAATTGCGATCGAACAGGTGGCTCGTATTAGTGATCATGCCGCTTTAGGAATTACTCGTTCAGACCCAGGAGATAACTTAGATATTACTCGCCATACACCAGTTTGGGCAATAGTAGAAATAATAGGCCGTAATATTAACTCCCTAGAAACCCCCATTAAAATTGTCGGTGGTGAAGGGGTGGGAGTCCAGGAAAAAGGGGAACAGGCGGCGATTTATAAATATGCCAAATCCCTGATTTTAAGTAACCTGAAATCCCTGGTATCACTAGGCGATCGCATTCAAGTTACCATTATTTTACCAGAAGGCAAAAAACTAGCCAAACGCACATCTAACGAAGCCTTTGGAGTCATCCAAGGACTATCATTGCTGGGGACAACAGGTATATCCCAACCCCTCAGCGTCCCGGAACAGTTGGAAGTGTATCGGGAGACCCTGGAAGCCAAAGCTACCGACTTTCAGACCCTAGTATTTTGTATTGGTGAAAATGGATTCGACCTAGCCACCCATTTAGGTATTAAGCCCGAACAAATTGTCAAAACGGCTAACTGGTTGGGACCAATGCTAGTAACAGCAGGATTTGTGGAAGTTGAATCAATTTTACTATTTGGATATCACGGAAAGCTGATCAAAATGGCTGGGGGTATTTTCCACACCCATCACCACCTCGCAGACGGACGCTTAGAAATTTTAACCGCCCACTGTGCGGATATGGGATTACCAACCCCAGATCTACAGAAGGTTTTGCATTCTCCGACCACCGAAGATGCTTTATTGTACCTGCGGGAACTAAAAGGGGATTGGGTCGATCGCATATATGGTTCGATCGCCTCGGCTATTGATCATCGCGCCGCCGCCTATATCCACACCCACGCCGAAGTAAATGTCCAGGTGGGGTCAGTGTTATTTGATCGCCAACGTCAAATTATCTGCAAAAGTGCGATCGGTGATACAATTTGGCAGCAAATTTGTTATGCTGGTTAA
- a CDS encoding fumarylacetoacetate hydrolase family protein yields the protein MKFVTLKNGQLGTLVAQTVVDLVKASQILDESLTTQTLLELVEAGETAIQAVGDLTEIAFAAKIACAPLTDTQILAPFPHPKRNIFCLGKNYLDHAKEMLGRVDQDDKLPTQMIIFTKATTTAIATGDIIPSYSHLTSKLDYEAELAIIIGKKGSNILPENAWDYVFGYTALNDVSARDLQSDHRQWFRGKSLDGFAPMGPVVVHRSIMPPPANIEICCWVNGEKRQQAKFDQVIFDVPAIISTLSAGMTLLPGDIIATGTPAGVGMGFNPPRFLTAGDEVVVEVTGVGKLINKVG from the coding sequence ATGAAGTTTGTAACCCTAAAAAATGGACAATTGGGGACTTTAGTTGCTCAGACTGTTGTGGACTTAGTTAAAGCTAGTCAGATTTTGGATGAGTCCTTAACTACTCAGACTTTATTAGAATTAGTAGAAGCTGGAGAAACTGCTATTCAGGCGGTTGGGGATTTGACCGAGATCGCTTTCGCGGCAAAAATTGCCTGTGCGCCGTTGACAGATACTCAAATTCTCGCGCCTTTTCCTCATCCTAAACGCAATATTTTTTGTTTGGGTAAAAACTATTTAGATCATGCTAAAGAAATGCTGGGTAGAGTTGACCAGGACGATAAACTACCCACCCAAATGATTATTTTTACTAAAGCTACCACTACGGCGATCGCTACCGGTGACATAATTCCTAGCTATAGCCATTTAACCTCGAAATTAGACTATGAGGCAGAATTGGCGATTATTATTGGTAAAAAAGGCAGTAATATTTTACCGGAAAATGCCTGGGATTATGTATTCGGTTATACGGCTTTAAATGATGTATCGGCTAGGGATTTGCAATCAGATCACCGCCAATGGTTTCGGGGAAAAAGCCTAGATGGTTTTGCGCCTATGGGTCCGGTAGTGGTGCATCGTTCGATTATGCCACCTCCGGCAAATATTGAGATTTGCTGTTGGGTGAATGGGGAAAAAAGACAACAAGCTAAGTTTGATCAAGTTATCTTTGATGTCCCCGCAATTATATCTACTCTGTCGGCGGGAATGACTCTATTACCAGGAGATATTATTGCGACAGGTACTCCGGCGGGGGTAGGTATGGGATTTAATCCCCCCCGTTTCCTAACTGCTGGAGATGAGGTAGTTGTGGAAGTGACAGGGGTAGGTAAATTGATTAATAAGGTAGGGTAA
- the mgtE gene encoding magnesium transporter — protein MRGNVLNDLLQPFALEAAKKEANSLPASELVQLLMQIEPHKRVIAFRLLEKNRAIAVFEYLRPEEQADLIQDMENPEVMTLLEALDPDDRVQLFEELPAKVTKRLIGKLSPQARETVNLLLGYPENSAGRIMNLRFITVRSNMTVADALSIIRQSELDPNQLAVVFIIDAERYYRGFVSTVNLIRFDPHQIIGELAEGETIAVRASDRDLKAAKLLKNNDLPAIPVVDNEGRLIGDITFDDVIDLVEEEATETILGQAGVGNLLTRDQGWSEKLVRGPSIYAIRLRIIFLIVTLIGGFLVGGVIERFEDTLEAIVAAAVFIPLVMDMGGNVGTQSSTIFARGLAWSQIHPSQFTAYLFREIRIGLIMGVILGTVAGVAAYFWQGLPNDIPQLGLAVGIALACVITLGAILGAMLPMIMLRLGFDHGPGADPFITTIKDFSGLWIYFSLVGLLVGVS, from the coding sequence ATGCGTGGCAATGTTTTGAACGATTTACTACAACCTTTTGCATTAGAAGCGGCGAAAAAAGAGGCGAATAGTTTACCAGCTTCGGAATTGGTACAACTGCTGATGCAAATTGAACCCCATAAGCGAGTGATAGCGTTTCGATTACTAGAAAAAAACCGAGCGATCGCTGTTTTTGAATATTTACGCCCGGAAGAACAAGCCGATCTAATTCAAGATATGGAAAATCCCGAAGTAATGACGCTTCTGGAAGCACTTGATCCTGATGATCGTGTGCAGCTATTTGAGGAACTTCCGGCTAAAGTGACTAAGCGACTGATAGGGAAACTCAGTCCCCAAGCCAGGGAAACCGTTAACTTACTACTGGGATATCCCGAAAATAGTGCGGGAAGAATTATGAATCTGCGGTTTATTACAGTCCGCAGTAACATGACCGTTGCGGATGCCCTAAGCATTATCCGCCAATCGGAATTAGACCCGAATCAACTGGCGGTTGTGTTTATTATTGATGCCGAAAGATATTATCGCGGATTTGTTTCTACCGTTAACCTGATTAGATTCGACCCCCATCAAATTATTGGTGAATTAGCCGAGGGAGAAACCATTGCCGTCCGCGCCAGCGATCGCGATTTAAAAGCGGCTAAACTCCTGAAAAATAACGACCTTCCCGCCATTCCCGTAGTCGATAACGAAGGGCGATTAATTGGAGATATCACCTTTGATGATGTGATTGACTTAGTGGAAGAAGAAGCCACCGAGACAATTTTAGGCCAAGCCGGAGTCGGGAATTTATTAACCCGCGATCAAGGCTGGAGTGAAAAACTGGTGCGTGGTCCTTCCATATATGCCATTAGACTGCGGATAATTTTCTTAATTGTCACCCTGATTGGCGGTTTTTTAGTCGGTGGTGTGATCGAAAGGTTTGAAGATACCCTAGAGGCGATCGTGGCGGCTGCCGTATTTATTCCCCTAGTCATGGATATGGGAGGAAATGTCGGCACTCAATCAAGCACTATTTTCGCCCGTGGTTTAGCCTGGAGTCAAATTCACCCCAGCCAGTTTACTGCTTATCTATTCCGAGAAATTCGCATTGGCTTGATTATGGGGGTGATTTTAGGCACTGTGGCGGGAGTAGCCGCCTACTTCTGGCAAGGATTACCTAACGATATCCCCCAACTCGGTTTAGCCGTCGGAATTGCCCTAGCTTGTGTAATTACTCTGGGAGCAATTTTAGGGGCAATGTTACCGATGATTATGCTAAGACTAGGCTTTGATCACGGTCCTGGTGCCGATCCATTTATCACCACAATTAAAGACTTTTCCGGTCTGTGGATTTATTTTTCCCTAGTGGGGTTACTGGTTGGCGTTAGTTAA
- a CDS encoding DUF7219 family protein — protein MMMSQAITSRPSVISTLKQICLRKQEIAQIYKAMAKRESSASRRETLRKMASSSEQSILSPACTLNQLGESVPSLKYSWWQRSWHQLIAQVNLPLILHLIQKLEAQDNYYLNQILAEYGQKTTAAINDRSEDRLVLQQMLSPHCRYRGQLTSEHLRFNQVFQDFSNQVAIACALETSGKISPGQAMERLEQLWEELQDSQPES, from the coding sequence ATGATGATGAGTCAAGCTATCACTTCCCGCCCCAGTGTTATTTCTACCCTCAAACAAATTTGTTTGCGGAAACAGGAAATTGCACAAATTTACAAAGCTATGGCAAAACGGGAATCTTCGGCATCCCGTCGGGAGACTTTACGCAAAATGGCGAGTTCCTCCGAGCAATCTATTTTATCTCCAGCTTGCACATTGAACCAGTTAGGGGAATCAGTACCTAGTCTCAAATATTCATGGTGGCAGCGGTCATGGCATCAATTAATTGCCCAAGTTAATCTTCCCTTGATTTTGCATTTGATTCAGAAGTTAGAGGCACAGGATAACTATTATTTGAATCAAATTTTGGCTGAATATGGACAAAAAACTACTGCTGCTATCAATGATCGGAGCGAAGATCGGCTGGTTTTGCAACAAATGTTATCTCCCCATTGTCGCTATCGCGGACAACTGACTTCAGAACATCTGCGTTTTAACCAAGTTTTTCAGGATTTTTCTAATCAAGTGGCGATCGCCTGTGCTTTAGAAACCAGTGGTAAAATCTCACCCGGACAAGCAATGGAGCGTCTGGAACAGTTGTGGGAGGAGTTGCAAGACTCCCAACCCGAATCATAA